The proteins below are encoded in one region of Lactuca sativa cultivar Salinas chromosome 3, Lsat_Salinas_v11, whole genome shotgun sequence:
- the LOC111910880 gene encoding uncharacterized protein LOC111910880, with protein MGLQLANDLQIKDFWVFVDSLLLTNHYNGSYAVKAEKLALYLAILKKLASEFENFSLTQVPREENTEEDAFANLGSSLRIPPETKIPITHIITPAIETVPNKSEDPKHLRSITTIEDHGPRDLDEQDPQRSPQSWTQPIMAYLQNSTIPRGEKSERTFRTRVSRFVLIQGKHYQKSVSGLYLRCLEDPEVA; from the coding sequence ATGGGACTACAATTAGCTAATGATCTTCAAATCAAGGATTTTTGGgtatttgttgattctttattGCTAACCAATCACTACAATGGATCTTATGCAGTGAAAGCTGAGAAATTAGCATTATACCTAGCGATCCTCAAAAAATTAGCATCTGAGTTCGAAAACTTTAGCCTAACCCAAGTTCCCAGAGAGGAAAACACCGAAGAAGATGCATTCGCCAATTTAGGATCCTCCCTTAGGATCCCACCAGAGACGAAGATTCCTATAACTCACATAATAACCCCAGCCATAGAAACCGTCCCCAACAAATCAGAAGATCCTAAGCATCTGAGAAGCATAACAACTATTGAAGATCATGGCCCTAGGGATCTCGACGAACAGGATCCTCAAAGAAGCCCGCAATCATGGACCCAACCCATTATGGCTTATCTCCAAAATAGCACAATCCCGAGAGGAGAAAAAAGTGAAAGAACATTCAGAACGAGAGTCTCAAGATTTGTGTTAATCCAAGGTAAACATTACCAAAAATCTGTGTCAGGACTATACCTAAGATGCTTGGAAGATCCTGAAGTTGCGTAA